In a single window of the Anaerolineae bacterium genome:
- the hemW gene encoding radical SAM family heme chaperone HemW: MALGLYLHIPFCKAKCAYCDFASVPGRPEWFAPYTDAICAEIAGAPARFPDIPPDQLPPRTAYIGGGTPSILPIPLLERILWALREAFPLPADAEISMEANPGTVEPDSLRRMRTLGINRLSLGVQSFRDAELRLLGRVHDAVQARQAIRWARQAGFDNLNLDLIFGLPGQSLEEWKQSLEEALALAPQHISLYALSVEEGTPLAEMIHAGKLPAPDDDRTADMYLWAEERLEAAGYLHYEISNWALPGYMCRHNLGTWRNEPYLGFGSAAHSHLGRRRWWNVRDPHAYIQRLQAGLSLMEGEETLTEELDMAETMILGLRLVEEGVEVERFRRRYGRTPAEAYPEVLARLSAQGLIEILPERVRLTQRGRLLGNQVFAGFLPD, from the coding sequence ATGGCGCTGGGCCTGTATCTGCATATCCCCTTCTGTAAGGCCAAGTGCGCGTACTGCGATTTCGCCTCGGTGCCGGGCCGGCCGGAATGGTTCGCGCCCTACACGGACGCCATCTGCGCCGAGATCGCCGGCGCGCCGGCGCGCTTCCCTGACATTCCCCCTGACCAGCTCCCCCCGCGAACCGCGTACATCGGCGGTGGAACGCCCAGCATCCTCCCCATCCCACTGCTGGAACGGATACTGTGGGCACTGCGGGAGGCATTCCCCCTGCCGGCGGACGCCGAGATCTCCATGGAGGCCAACCCCGGCACTGTGGAGCCGGACAGCCTGCGCCGTATGCGGACACTGGGCATCAACCGCTTGAGCCTGGGGGTGCAGTCCTTTCGCGATGCAGAACTGCGCCTGCTGGGGCGCGTGCATGACGCCGTGCAGGCGCGGCAGGCCATCCGCTGGGCGCGCCAGGCCGGCTTCGACAACCTCAACCTCGACCTTATCTTCGGCCTGCCGGGACAGTCCCTGGAGGAGTGGAAGCAGTCGCTGGAGGAGGCGCTCGCCCTTGCGCCCCAGCACATTTCTTTGTACGCCCTGAGCGTGGAGGAAGGGACACCGCTGGCGGAGATGATCCACGCGGGGAAACTGCCGGCCCCGGACGATGACCGCACGGCCGACATGTACCTCTGGGCGGAAGAGCGGCTGGAAGCCGCTGGCTATCTGCATTATGAGATTTCCAATTGGGCACTGCCGGGCTATATGTGCCGGCACAACCTGGGCACCTGGCGCAACGAACCGTACCTGGGCTTCGGCTCAGCGGCGCACTCCCACCTGGGCCGGCGCCGCTGGTGGAACGTGCGCGACCCCCATGCCTATATCCAGCGCCTGCAGGCCGGCCTATCCCTCATGGAAGGCGAGGAAACACTCACCGAAGAACTGGACATGGCCGAGACCATGATCCTCGGCCTGCGCCTAGTGGAGGAAGGGGTGGAGGTGGAGCGCTTCCGCCGGCGGTATGGCCGAACGCCGGCAGAGGCCTATCCCGAGGTGCTTGCGCGTCTGTCCGCCCAGGGATTGATCGAGATCCTGCCGGAGCGCGTCCGCCTGACGCAGCGCGGCCGGCTCCTGGGCAATCAAGTGTTTGCCGGCTTCCTGCCCGACTAG
- a CDS encoding 6-carboxytetrahydropterin synthase: MVIPLRRAYESREYIYEIAVVDFFNARHAIGDEQPHSHSWKVEVKIRRPRYLGEQVLISIEETRRILRRLFQRYEDRFLNDIPPFTFQAPSPENLVAYLFEQLDKEFRGTDASLYSVTIWESPMNYVTFAVKE, from the coding sequence ATGGTCATTCCACTGCGTCGGGCGTACGAGTCAAGGGAATACATCTACGAGATCGCGGTCGTGGATTTCTTCAACGCGCGGCATGCTATCGGTGATGAACAGCCCCATTCCCATTCGTGGAAGGTGGAGGTGAAGATCCGCCGGCCGCGCTATTTGGGCGAGCAGGTGCTCATCAGCATCGAGGAGACGCGCCGGATACTGCGCCGGCTGTTCCAGCGCTATGAGGACCGCTTCCTCAACGACATCCCGCCCTTCACGTTCCAGGCGCCCTCGCCGGAGAACCTGGTCGCCTATCTCTTCGAGCAGTTGGACAAGGAATTTCGCGGTACCGATGCCAGCCTGTACTCGGTGACCATCTGGGAATCGCCCATGAACTACGTCACCTTTGCCGTCAAGGAATAG
- a CDS encoding FAD binding domain-containing protein: MTSAYLFPQTIEETLDMLRQHAGRARIIAGGTDLMLQIKQGKYQVETFVDITRVPELNGIRLTNDGYIWVGAATTHRQVWESPIIQEHASVLAEACRAVGALQIQNVGTLGGNVVNAMPAADGSIALTALSAEAQIAAPHERYWTDLLEVFSRPGVCKIDPSAELLVAFRFKALGRRAGSAFERLARRRALSLPILNCGVVVQLNEAGDRFEHAAIALGPVAPTPFRARGAEAILAGAPVNEETIRAAAHRAMEESDPRSNILRASREYRKDMVEVLTRRALERAVQQALARA; this comes from the coding sequence ATGACCAGCGCATATCTCTTTCCCCAAACGATAGAAGAGACCCTGGACATGCTTCGCCAACATGCCGGCCGTGCCCGCATCATCGCCGGCGGCACCGACCTCATGCTCCAGATCAAGCAGGGCAAATACCAGGTGGAGACCTTCGTCGACATCACCCGTGTGCCGGAGCTGAACGGCATCCGGCTGACCAACGACGGGTATATCTGGGTGGGCGCCGCCACCACCCACCGCCAGGTCTGGGAATCCCCCATCATCCAGGAACACGCGTCCGTGCTGGCGGAGGCCTGCCGGGCCGTGGGCGCCCTGCAGATCCAGAACGTGGGCACGCTGGGCGGAAATGTGGTCAACGCCATGCCGGCCGCCGACGGGAGCATCGCGCTGACGGCGCTCTCCGCCGAAGCCCAGATCGCCGCACCCCACGAACGCTATTGGACCGACCTGCTGGAGGTGTTCAGCCGGCCGGGCGTCTGTAAGATTGACCCTTCCGCGGAACTGCTGGTGGCCTTCCGCTTCAAAGCCCTGGGCCGGCGCGCCGGCTCTGCTTTCGAGCGGCTGGCCCGGCGCCGCGCCCTCTCCTTACCCATCCTCAACTGCGGCGTCGTGGTGCAGTTGAACGAAGCCGGCGACCGCTTCGAGCACGCCGCCATCGCCCTGGGGCCGGTCGCCCCCACCCCCTTCCGGGCGCGCGGCGCAGAGGCCATCCTGGCCGGCGCTCCCGTGAACGAGGAGACCATCCGCGCCGCCGCACACCGGGCCATGGAGGAATCGGACCCCCGCAGTAACATCCTGCGCGCCTCGCGGGAGTACCGCAAGGATATGGTGGAGGTGCTGACCCGCCGCGCCCTGGAACGGGCGGTACAGCAGGCGCTGGCGCGCGCCTGA